From Rhinopithecus roxellana isolate Shanxi Qingling chromosome 17, ASM756505v1, whole genome shotgun sequence, one genomic window encodes:
- the EGR4 gene encoding early growth response protein 4 isoform X1: MAVARGVGSPEPAPPQLYKWGGCGLGEPGCALERRGAAARGRCGRARAPRLPNSFPRGECPKPGARAPRSARCGEPLPPASPPPARPQAQRARPRAPHSRRRAMLHLSEFSEPDALLVKSTEGCCAEPSAELPRLPARDAPAATGYPGAGDFLSWALNSCSASGDLADSCFLEGPAPTPPPGLSYSGSFFIQAVPEHPHDPEALFNLMSGILGLAPFPGPEAAASRSPLDASFPAGPDALLPAPPDLYSPDLGAVPFPEAFWEASPCAGAPSQCLYEPQLSPPDVKPGLRAPPASPALDAASAFKGPYAPWELLSVGGPGNCGSQGGYQAAPEARFPAIGTKIEDLLSISCPAELSAVPANRLYPSGAYDAFPGAPGDLGEGAEGLPGLLTPPSGEGGSSGDGGEFLVSTQPQLSPLGLRSTAAADFPKPLVADIPGSSGVAAPPVPPPPPTPFPQAKVRRKGRRGGKCSTRCFCPRPHAKAFACPVESCVRSFARSDELNRHLRIHTGHKPFQCRICLRNFSRSDHLTTHVRTHTGEKPFACDVCGRRFARSDEKKRHSKVHLKQKARAEERLKGLGFYSLGLSFASL, encoded by the exons ATGGCAGTGGCCCGGGGAGTCGGAAGCCCGGAGCCAGCGCCGCCGCAGCTATATAAGTGGGGGGGCTGTGGGTTGGGGGAGCCCGGCTGCGCTTTGGAGAGGCGAGGAGCCGCCGCCCGAGGCCGGTGCGGGCGAGCGAGGGCGCCGCGGCTCCCCAACTCGTTTCCCAGAGGTGAGTGCCCGAAGCCAGGAGCCCGGGCACCTAGGTCTGCGCGCTGCGGGGAACCCCTACCGCCAGCCTCCCCGCCACCCGCGCGCCCCCAAGCCCAGCGGGCGAGGCCCCGGGCGCCCCACAGCCGGCGCCGCGCCATGCTCCACCTTAGCGAGTTTTCCGAACCCGACGCGCTCCTCGTCAAGTCCACTGAAGGCTGTTGCGCCGAACCCAGCGCTGAATTGCCCCGGCTGCCCGCCAGGGACGCTCCCGCGGCCACCGGCTACCCTGGAG CAGGCGACTTCTTGAGCTGGGCTTTGAACAGCTGCAGCGCAAGTGGGGACTTAGCCGACTCCTGCTTCCTGGAGGGGCCTGCGCCCACACCCCCTCCCGGCCTCAGCTACAGCGGTAGCTTCTTCATTCAGGCAGTGCCCGAACACCCGCACGACCCGGAGGCACTCTTCAACCTCATGTCGGGCATCTTAGGCCTGGCACCGTTCCCCGGTCCAGAGGCAGCAGCGTCCAGATCCCCGCTGGATGCCTCTTTTCCCGCGGGGCCCGATGCCTTGCTGCCGGCTCCGCCGGACCTTTACTCCCCGGATCTGGGCGCTGTCCCCTTCCCAGAGGCGTTCTGGGAGGCCTCGCCCTGCGCGGGCGCCCCCTCACAGTGCCTGTATGAGCCTCAGCTCTCCCCGCCCGACGTCAAGCCCGGCCTCCGGGCGCCTCCCGCCTCGCCAGCGCTGGACGCTGCCTCTGCCTTCAAGGGTCCCTACGCGCCCTGGGAGCTGCTTTCTGTGGGGGGCCCGGGGAACTGTGGGTCACAGGGAGGCTACCAGGCCGCCCCCGAGGCTCGTTTTCCCGCAATAGGGACCAAGATTGAGGACTTGCTGTCCATCAGCTGCCCTGCGGAACTGTCGGCCGTCCCAGCCAACAGACTCTACCCTAGCGGGGCCTACGACGCTTTCCCGGGGGCCCCGGGTGACTTAGGGGAGGGGGCTGAGGGCCTCCCTGGGCTCCTGACCCCTCctagtggggagggagggagtagcGGCGACGGTGGAGAGTTTCTGGTCAGTACGCAGCCTCAGCTTTCCCCGCTGGGCCTTCGCAGCACCGCCGCGGCGGACTTCCCTAAACCTCTGGTGGCGGACATCCCTGGAAGCAGCGGCGTGGCTGCACCACCCGTGCCGCCACCGCCGCCCACCCCTTTCCCCCAGGCCAAGGTGCGACGCAAGGGGCGCCGTGGCGGCAAATGCAGCACGCGCTGCTTCTGCCCGCGGCCGCACGCCAAGGCCTTCGCTTGCCCGGTGGAGAGTTGTGTGCGGAGCTTTGCGCGCTCCGACGAGCTCAATCGCCACCTGCGCATCCACACGGGCCACAAACCCTTCCAGTGCCGCATCTGCCTCCGCAACTTCAGCCGCAGCGACCACCTCACCACGCACGTGCGCACCCACACCGGCGAGAAGCCCTTTGCTTGCGACGTGTGCGGCCGCCGCTTCGCGCGCAGCGATGAGAAGAAACGGCACAGCAAGGTGCACCTCAAGCAGAAGGCGCGCGCCGAGGAGCGGCTCAAGGGCCTCGGCTTTTACTCGCTGGGCCTCTCCTTCGCCTCCCTCTGA
- the EGR4 gene encoding early growth response protein 4 isoform X2, translated as MLHLSEFSEPDALLVKSTEGCCAEPSAELPRLPARDAPAATGYPGGDFLSWALNSCSASGDLADSCFLEGPAPTPPPGLSYSGSFFIQAVPEHPHDPEALFNLMSGILGLAPFPGPEAAASRSPLDASFPAGPDALLPAPPDLYSPDLGAVPFPEAFWEASPCAGAPSQCLYEPQLSPPDVKPGLRAPPASPALDAASAFKGPYAPWELLSVGGPGNCGSQGGYQAAPEARFPAIGTKIEDLLSISCPAELSAVPANRLYPSGAYDAFPGAPGDLGEGAEGLPGLLTPPSGEGGSSGDGGEFLVSTQPQLSPLGLRSTAAADFPKPLVADIPGSSGVAAPPVPPPPPTPFPQAKVRRKGRRGGKCSTRCFCPRPHAKAFACPVESCVRSFARSDELNRHLRIHTGHKPFQCRICLRNFSRSDHLTTHVRTHTGEKPFACDVCGRRFARSDEKKRHSKVHLKQKARAEERLKGLGFYSLGLSFASL; from the exons ATGCTCCACCTTAGCGAGTTTTCCGAACCCGACGCGCTCCTCGTCAAGTCCACTGAAGGCTGTTGCGCCGAACCCAGCGCTGAATTGCCCCGGCTGCCCGCCAGGGACGCTCCCGCGGCCACCGGCTACCCTGGAG GCGACTTCTTGAGCTGGGCTTTGAACAGCTGCAGCGCAAGTGGGGACTTAGCCGACTCCTGCTTCCTGGAGGGGCCTGCGCCCACACCCCCTCCCGGCCTCAGCTACAGCGGTAGCTTCTTCATTCAGGCAGTGCCCGAACACCCGCACGACCCGGAGGCACTCTTCAACCTCATGTCGGGCATCTTAGGCCTGGCACCGTTCCCCGGTCCAGAGGCAGCAGCGTCCAGATCCCCGCTGGATGCCTCTTTTCCCGCGGGGCCCGATGCCTTGCTGCCGGCTCCGCCGGACCTTTACTCCCCGGATCTGGGCGCTGTCCCCTTCCCAGAGGCGTTCTGGGAGGCCTCGCCCTGCGCGGGCGCCCCCTCACAGTGCCTGTATGAGCCTCAGCTCTCCCCGCCCGACGTCAAGCCCGGCCTCCGGGCGCCTCCCGCCTCGCCAGCGCTGGACGCTGCCTCTGCCTTCAAGGGTCCCTACGCGCCCTGGGAGCTGCTTTCTGTGGGGGGCCCGGGGAACTGTGGGTCACAGGGAGGCTACCAGGCCGCCCCCGAGGCTCGTTTTCCCGCAATAGGGACCAAGATTGAGGACTTGCTGTCCATCAGCTGCCCTGCGGAACTGTCGGCCGTCCCAGCCAACAGACTCTACCCTAGCGGGGCCTACGACGCTTTCCCGGGGGCCCCGGGTGACTTAGGGGAGGGGGCTGAGGGCCTCCCTGGGCTCCTGACCCCTCctagtggggagggagggagtagcGGCGACGGTGGAGAGTTTCTGGTCAGTACGCAGCCTCAGCTTTCCCCGCTGGGCCTTCGCAGCACCGCCGCGGCGGACTTCCCTAAACCTCTGGTGGCGGACATCCCTGGAAGCAGCGGCGTGGCTGCACCACCCGTGCCGCCACCGCCGCCCACCCCTTTCCCCCAGGCCAAGGTGCGACGCAAGGGGCGCCGTGGCGGCAAATGCAGCACGCGCTGCTTCTGCCCGCGGCCGCACGCCAAGGCCTTCGCTTGCCCGGTGGAGAGTTGTGTGCGGAGCTTTGCGCGCTCCGACGAGCTCAATCGCCACCTGCGCATCCACACGGGCCACAAACCCTTCCAGTGCCGCATCTGCCTCCGCAACTTCAGCCGCAGCGACCACCTCACCACGCACGTGCGCACCCACACCGGCGAGAAGCCCTTTGCTTGCGACGTGTGCGGCCGCCGCTTCGCGCGCAGCGATGAGAAGAAACGGCACAGCAAGGTGCACCTCAAGCAGAAGGCGCGCGCCGAGGAGCGGCTCAAGGGCCTCGGCTTTTACTCGCTGGGCCTCTCCTTCGCCTCCCTCTGA